Part of the Zingiber officinale cultivar Zhangliang chromosome 6A, Zo_v1.1, whole genome shotgun sequence genome, AGTGGAGACATATCGGTAGTGTTTCTCATGCCGGAGTTCTTTTTCTGCATCAGAAAGAGAGATTGCCTCATTCAAAGCTTCTCCTGTAGTCTGTATATTCCACGAATTGATCCGAATCGCACCGCTAAGGGACGGAGAGCAGCCAATGAACTCTGAGACGACCAGCATGCTCTTTGCTGGGCTTTTAGCCACTGAATCTGCGGAATCGAAGATCCCCTGTCTGTAGACAATGTATTCATAGGGAGTTAGGTTCATCCCATCCCTAACCGCAGTGACAACCACACATTCTGCAATACTATAGTAAGCGACCTTCTCGACAGCAGACATGGAGCGCTCAATTAGAACCACTGGGCTGTACCCTTCGTGCCCGAAGGTCCTATTGATCCTTTGGCAGCTCTCCTGGATCTCATCTTGTATTTCCTTCAGATCCTTTCCTTGCGCCCTGGCCGGATTGGCAATCTGAACAAGAACAGCTCTCCCCTGCCACTTGTGGTGAATCTTAAGCATGTGTTCAAAAGCCAGCAGCTTGAGGTTGATTCCTTTGAAAATGTCCATGTCATCGACGCCAAGGAGCACGGTCTTTCCGTCAAACTGCTGGCGGAGATCATCGACCCGTCACTACTTGTCGGGGAGGTGGAGCACGGACTGGAGCTGGCCCATGTGAATGCCAACAGGCAGTATTTTGATCCCGATGGTGCGGCCAAAGTAGTCGAGGCCGATGTAGCCACGCTTGGATTGGTACTCGATGCCAAGTATGCGGCTACAGCAGGAGAGGAAATGATGGGCATAATCGAAGGTGTGGAAGTCGATAATGTCGCAGTTGAGGAGGGCTTTCAGAATCTCTTCACGGAATGGAAGAGTGCGGTAGATCTCTGAGGAGGGGAAAGGTACGTGGAGGAAGAATCCCAATCGAAGGCGGTTGAAGTGGCGGCGTAGGAAGGTGAGGAGGGCCATAAGGTGGTAGTTGTGGATCCACACGTAGTCTTCCTCCGGGTTGATCACCTCAATGACCCTCTCGGAGAAGAGCTTGTTAGTGAGGACGTATGCCTCCCACAAGCTGCGGTCGTAGCCACCGCCgccggaggaggagaagggaagcATGTAGTGAAACAGCTGCCAGAAGCGATGGTAGAAGTAGTCATGGAGATCCGGGGGGAGGAAGGTCAGCACACACTTGAACCGCTCGAGCAGCGTCTGCGCGACGTCGTCCTGTTCGTGGGCCTCGACGTCAAAGCTGAGGGAGCCGATGTAGAGCACCTCCATGTCCGATGGGAGGGCATCTTTCAACTGGAGTAGCAATGAATCCTCGTCCCACGCGAAGCTCCACCCCCGTCCCTCCGCCCGGCGGCAGGCGCGCACCGACAGCTGGTTCGCCACGATGATGATGCGCTCCAGCACCTGTGACGATTGCACATCCGACGGCATGCTGCTCGTCCGCTCCTCCTCCTGCAGCTCCGCCAGCGTCCCCTGCACCGTCATCACCCGCGGCATCCGCCGCAacactcctcctcctcctcctcctccaccaccacCCACACTCAGAGCCACAAAGTTCCCCTACGCCAGATCGAGCAGATTGGAGTACGATCTGGACATCATCCTGCTCCGATCACAAGCGAAACCCTAGAAGAGACGGGAAGGAATGAAAATTCAAACACCACGATGTACAGCCACAGATCGGACTGGACGAGGAGGAAGCAAGAGAAGCGATTGTTGGATGCTACTTGGAATTCCGATGCTatttggaattccgttctgtttcctgtacaaaaatttgtacaagcacaaaacttttcctagcaactcatgtgttcttttagAAGTTCAACTTGGATTAtaaacgaaatttaatatttttaatccaagtttaactcatgtgttcttcaaaaattaaatcaatttacaaaagttgattaaatatatatttcaaggattagcttccaggtcatggcgaggcactcggcctttttgggtatgagatcatccaccacttcctagacaaaacctttcgaagaaattgaatattaaactccttacagtaaccttaggtttaattaCAGAGACCACAATCGAAGCACGAGGtcattggcctcttgtgttggtatttcaggatccatacaaaggaaaactaaactagtacgcagtgaaaacaattaattagttatgcctttctttatagcttaaagacctcttgatcttctgttgtattcctctcctcctcttggacgtcgtgtggacgcgtcatctaccaagacaacacccaAACCTCTCCTttgcttccaagactttcgtccaCTAAGGAATGCTAAAATAGGAAacatcctcctcctcttcttcccctccaagcaaccggccacaaaaGGATGGAAACCTcttgatgtgccgccggcctTAAGAAAAGGAATCAAGGAGAGAATAAGAGGGGAAGGGACCGACCACAAGAGAATAGAAAAGAAGACTTAGAATTGTGTTATACCCATAAGGCATCATCTACCTCTCTTTATAATCCTTGTGACAActtaaaaaggaaatatttttaacaaaaattaaaatctccctttttaattcctaatgtggatgataacaaaagaaaaattaaaatcttcctttttaatttcaaatgtggatggcaacaaaaggaaaattaaaatcttcctttttaatTCCTAATGTGACCGACCCTTCATTGGacaacaaaaaaagaaaattttaaaattaaaatctttcttttaaattcttttgtggatgactataaaaagaaaaattttaaaattaaaacctctcttttaaatccttttgtggatgactataaaaggaaaaattttaaaattaaaatctctcttttaaatccttttgtagatgactataaaaggaaagattttaaaattaaaatttctcttttaaatccttttgtggatagctataaaaggaaagattttaaaattaaaatttctcttttaaatcccttcgtgaatgactataaaaggaaagattttaacaaaaataaaatcttccttttattcctttagtggtcggctccttgcttgggcaccaagcaaggcttggccggccccttgcttggacaccaagtaaggattgtggccggccacatcttggacacaaGATGGGTTtggccggcccattacttgggtaagaagctgggcttgggtggatgcgagggttatatatatagaggctacaacagggacttagAAGAGAAATTTGTTTTGACCTCATGATGAGCTTGAActtcctgtgttcgactcgaacaccggactcaagttcatcaataataattcatactgctaaagagttattattgaactaccacaccaatcccatattacattatgagttctttcttatcataagtgcattaatctccctgtgtttaagatatcgaatgtccattaattaaatgagttactgacaactcacttaattaatatctagcttcaagagtagtaccactcaactttattgtcatgtcggactaagtccacctgcagggtttatatgacaatcctaatgaactcctcaaggggacatcatcaacctaaataactaggacacagttttcttctataatcaacaacacaccatataaataatattatttctcaacttatcagacctattgatttaacgaatatatctcacccattgataaattaaagaaataaatactaagtatatgtgcttgttattatatcaggattaaaagtacgcacatccataataacagaagttctgttcttttatgcagttagtataaaaggaacaatctcaaatggtcctgctcaatacacacatagtgtactagtgtaattttatagtcaagataaactaatatcaaattacactacaaccattccaattgtttgtcccaatccatcttggttgtgagctactatttataatttataaggaactaataacatgatcttctatgtgacccCACACACcttgttatctataatataaattaaatggacaactgtatttaactaaatgcagatatttgatcaatgtgattctcatttaaaaataaatgttcatataaaaagttaggcttttagtatacatcctaacaacgaTTTGggtggaaaaaaaaatattggtCTATAAATTTATTGTTAATAATTGGCAGAGCATCGCATTCGGCATTGAAGAGAAGAAGACACGAGTAAAGATTGAGctattgtttgatttttttttataaaaaaaatattatttaccaTGTATAGTTTATCTgtaactaataatttaaatttatttatgaacaGAACAtcagaaaattcttaaaaaaagagTACCGAGCGACGGAATATCCAGTGGAATTTGCCTTGTGTCAGCTGGAGGCACGCAGTCAACCTCTACGGCCACGGGGGTCCACCTCTCCGTCGGCTTCTTCCTTGCTCGCCACGCGTCCACCGTACTTTGTCTGGGTTGAATGTAATTCGATGTGCCCGGCGACTACTTATTCCCTATCTCGTGCGCCTcgtgtttatttatattttacaAAATTACGCTATTACTGTAGATTAAAAAAACCGCAACTTCAAAAAATTATGACAAACTTTAGGCGATTAATACATACTGTAATCAATCAATTATTGAATGAAAAACAAAACTATTAAAtctatatttaattttttcacaAGAATACTAAATTTCAGGGACactaaataaaaacttaattagacGATTAATACAGAGGAAAATCTTCTGCCTCCTCACGTGCAAACTTTAGGTGAAACTTCATCTGAATCTTGTAGTCGCCAAATGTCTTAAGAACTTCATCTGAATCTTGTAAACTAACTGCACTCATGATGAGTCCTTGTAGTTCTATGTTCCAAAGGGGTGCTAAGTCTCTCTGAACCACCACGTCATCGTCGAGATAAATCACCTTCTCTAATTTCGGAGAGAGTTGTCACGTAAGATATCATTAGCTTGCTCTTCATAGTTACTGCAATTGAGATGTGGCTTATCTCAGGAAGATGCATCCTGATATAGTTCAAGAGAGAGAACATGTTCGGTCTGAGATTTAAAAGCCATCTGTATTCCTTATATGCTCTTCTGTAATGTCGATAAGCGGATAAGCTCCAGCGGAGTTCTTCTACGGTGTTCATGATCATGGCATTCACGTCTAGAAGAAAGTCAAACCGGTGAAGTCCCCTTACCTTCATCACTACAGGAAAGAAAGAGTGGAGAGCAAACCAGGCATGCATTGAGTTGCAAGTTTTCCTGTCAGTGACGATGTGGAATACTAGTTTCTCAGGATTGGAGCAACTAGAAATGGTGGATGAGACGACGACAGAAGCAGCaactgtaaaataccagaaaaataGTGACTCATGATAagggaaattttagaaatttttcgagaatttttcggagctcgtatgaacgagtttacggggataaaaatagagtcccgggaaagcctgtttaggtttcccacttaaggaaggaaatgtttattttcttaatttccttttctattttcttttctttattttatttcttcaCTTCCTCGCTGAAACCGTGCGCGCCGA contains:
- the LOC121998755 gene encoding probable alpha,alpha-trehalose-phosphate synthase [UDP-forming] 7, giving the protein MPRVMTVQGTLAELQEEERTSSMPSDVQSSQVLERIIIVANQLSVRACRRAEGRGWSFAWDEDSLLLQLKDALPSDMEVLYIGSLSFDVEAHEQDDVAQTLLERFKCVLTFLPPDLHDYFYHRFWQLFHYMLPFSSSGGGGYDRSLWEAYVLTNKLFSERVIEVINPEEDYVWIHNYHLMALLTFLRRHFNRLRLGFFLHVPFPSSEIYRTLPFREEILKALLNCDIIDFHTFDYAHHFLSCCSRILGIEYQSKRGYIGLDYFGRTIGIKILPVGIHMGQLQSVLHLPDK
- the LOC121995504 gene encoding probable galacturonosyltransferase 14, whose protein sequence is MATRHEEEELGAHVAASVVVSSTISSCSNPEKLVFHIVTDRKTCNSMHAWFALHSFFPVVMKVRGLHRFDFLLDVNAMIMNTVEELRWSLSAYRHYRRAYKEYRWLLNLRPNMFSLLNYIRMHLPEISHISIAVTMKSKLMISYVTTLSEIREVSLQDSDEVLKTFGDYKIQMKFHLKFAREEAEDFPLY